Proteins found in one Takifugu rubripes chromosome 15, fTakRub1.2, whole genome shotgun sequence genomic segment:
- the LOC101061736 gene encoding CXADR-like membrane protein — protein MPAPHLLTPSLVLLAVLTAFAQTEMKRVVGDNATLPCHHQFWVGDDPTLDIEWLLLKPTNRVVITYFAGRVFDPNEGERGRVAFAGEYLKGDASLMISDLSLTDSGEYSCKVKTGAQYHWSTIRLIVLVKPSKPQCWMEGKLLEGGDVKMRCKSADGSDPIRYRWERVLDKGKYVGKLPPLALIDLKNPEIVTLRNLTKDSAGVYKCTASNDVGEESCTVEVKMHYVRGMGVMAGAVVGVSFGVLLIILIIWLVFRKKEMKKYEEEETPNEIREDAEAPKAKLMKPNSLSSSRSGSSRSGTSSTQSMMHHMGPRGQPPCIPAVAALKHNCQGYIQTIPKTPERRSTPTSTSTSNSKTSSSPPRLGPGNLTRMGATPVMIPAQTKAFQTV, from the exons TTCTGCTGGCGGTGCTGACGGCGTTCGCCcagacagagatgaagagagtGGTGGGAGACAACGCCACGCTGCCCTGCCACCACCAGTTCTGGGTGGGGGACGACCCCACCCTGGACATCGAGTGGCTGCTCCTGAAGCCCACCAACAGGGTG GTCATCACATACTTTGCTGGCCGTGTTTTCGACCCCAATGAAGGCGAGCGCGGCCGCGTCGCTTTCGCTGGGGAGTATTTAAAAGGCGATGCCTCCCTGATGATCAGTGACTTGTCTCTGACAGACTCGGGAGAATACAGCTGCAAAGTCAAAACCGGTGCACAGTACCACTGGAGCACCATCCGCCTCATCGTCCTGG TAAAGCCGTCCAAACCTCAGTGCTGGATGGAGGGGAAATTGTTGGAGGGGGGTGACGTTAAGATGAGGTGCAAGTCTGCCGATGGCTCCGATCCCATCCGCTACCGATGGGAGAGGGTGCTGGACAAGGGCAAATACGTGGGCAAACTGCCCCCGCTGGCTCTGATCG atctGAAAAACCCGGAGATTGTGACGCTGAGGAACCTGACCAAGGACAGCGCCGGCGTCTACAAATGCACCGCCAGCAACGACGTGGGGGAAGAGAGCTGCACCGTGGAGGTCAAGATGCACT aTGTGAGAGGGATGGGCGTGATGGCCGGCGCTGTGGTGGGGGTCTCCTTTGGCgttctcctcatcatcctcatcatctggTTGGTGTTCCGCaagaaagagatgaagaaatatgaggaagaggagacccCGAATGAAATCAG AGAGGATGCAGAGGCCCCCAAAGCCAAACTGATGAAGCCCAACTCCCTTTCCTCATCGCGGTCTGGCAGCTCCCGCTCAGGAACCTCCTCCACACAGTCCATGATGCACCACATGGGGCCCCGAGGTCAACCCCCCTGCATTCCAGCTGTGGCCGCTCTTAAACACAACTGCCAAGGCTACATTCAGACCATTCCCAAGACTCCCGAACGGCGCTCCACACCAACCTCCACGTCTACATCCAACTCCAAGACCAGCAGCTCTCCGCCCAGACTGGGCCCTGGGAACCTGACCCGCATGGGGGCCACTCCTGTTATGATCCCTGCCCAGACAAAGGCCTTTCAGACGGTATAG